Proteins from a single region of Duncaniella freteri:
- a CDS encoding terminase gpP N-terminus-related DNA-binding protein, with the protein MATKTKKEREQQREHARLLYMQGEPQKSIAEKVGVSAQTVTKWVAEGGWEQARAAANITRQELVNKIFNSINVLLEDLANDPSPEKTAASADKLVKFAATVERLDKKTSVVDIIEVFMAFSKWLQYRMSFDPNVTPELLKTINHYHDLFISEKLKESF; encoded by the coding sequence ATGGCAACTAAAACCAAAAAGGAACGCGAACAGCAACGCGAACACGCGCGCCTCCTATATATGCAGGGGGAGCCTCAGAAGTCTATTGCTGAAAAAGTCGGCGTATCTGCTCAGACTGTCACAAAATGGGTTGCGGAGGGTGGCTGGGAACAGGCACGAGCCGCCGCCAACATTACGAGACAGGAACTGGTTAATAAAATTTTTAACTCCATAAATGTGTTACTGGAGGATTTGGCAAATGACCCCAGCCCGGAGAAAACAGCCGCCAGCGCTGACAAACTTGTGAAGTTTGCCGCCACTGTTGAACGCCTCGACAAAAAAACTTCCGTGGTTGACATTATAGAGGTATTTATGGCTTTCAGCAAATGGCTGCAATATCGTATGAGCTTCGACCCGAATGTCACCCCGGAACTGCTCAAAACCATTAACCATTATCACGACCTTTTCATCTCTGAAAAATTAAAAGAGTCTTTCTAA
- a CDS encoding phage protein Gp36 family protein, whose protein sequence is MFLTLDDYRGVCDEYELKQITQNEETRLTAEAAALEQIGSYLRYRYDMTRVFASEGSERNAMLVQCAVNISLWLMVHRLPQNMGHERRECLYNDAIKWLRDIQAGKASPDLPLYESEDGDDARNPVRYGSMKPNRYDY, encoded by the coding sequence ATGTTCCTGACTCTTGACGACTACCGGGGCGTGTGCGACGAATACGAGCTCAAGCAGATAACACAGAACGAAGAAACACGCCTGACCGCCGAAGCCGCCGCCCTGGAGCAAATCGGTTCTTATCTGCGTTATCGCTACGATATGACCCGGGTATTTGCTTCTGAGGGCTCAGAGCGTAACGCTATGCTCGTACAGTGCGCCGTAAATATTTCCCTTTGGCTAATGGTTCACCGTCTCCCTCAGAATATGGGACACGAACGCCGGGAATGTCTCTATAACGACGCTATCAAATGGCTTCGCGATATTCAAGCCGGCAAAGCCTCCCCCGACTTACCTCTCTATGAGAGTGAGGACGGGGACGACGCACGCAACCCGGTGCGCTACGGCTCTATGAAACCAAACAGATACGACTATTAA